The sequence ACGCACGTCGCCACAAGCGTGATATCCAAGTACCTATTACGTTATTTACTCAGGTGCTTTTTGATTGCTACGTTTCCGGAGATTGTCCTACTTGGTAAGCATATggaaacactttttaatacaaataatacaagttttgtattaatattactAATTGAAATGTGCTTGGTTATTAGGACACCCTGGTTTGGGGAAAACCGTTGCAGTGCTTCATGTGGCGGAGGAACGCGAACTTTGCGAAGGTATTGCGAAAATCAAACCATTACACGTGGTTGCCCAGGAAACGACACCCGCCATGAACAATGCAATACACATACGTGTCCCATGTGGAGTAATTGGTCGGTTGCAAGCAGGTGTAGCAAGTCATGCGGGGAAGGGCGAATGCTCAGAACAAGGTCAGTTTTCTTCAATTTTTGATTCCAGTCAAAATATTGCTGCTTTAggatttattgttatttttttgctttaagaTTCTGCACTGAAGGTTTTACCGTTGTGGCAGGGTGCAACGGACCTATGTTTAGTATCATAACTTGCACCTTGTCTAATCGATGTGATGCACATTGGAGTACTTGGGGGGCATTTGGAAACTGCTCCAAAACATGTGGAGGCGGAATCAAAGAAAGAACAAGGATATGTGTAGTTCAAGAAAACGAGGTGAatcatttaaatgtttttgtacaaTCTTGTGAAGATATTTTTTGAGCTAATAAAACAGCAAGTCTTTTTTTTCAGACCATTGGTTGCTCTGGTTTTTCGTCGCACAAAAAAGCTTGCAATACTCAAAGATGTTTGTTAAACACATCATCGTGGTCAACATGGAGTAATTGTGACGTTGGTTGTGGTGAGTGGAAAGAAGTTAAGAGAACACGATCATGCGTGGTTGGAACTTGTCAAAATGGTTTGTACTTAATACAGCTGATTAAAGATTTTTCCTATTTGTCcctaatgtaaaataataaaactaatcgATTTGACAAAACATTAAGCTTTAAAAGCtttgcttttaatatttttgttaaatttataaatgcaaTGTCATTTAGAAAAATTTGAAGATAAAAAGATCTGTTTAAACTCCACGTGCACCGAAGAACAACACAATCTGACTTACAATACACAACTACATGTGGGGAACAACACAAGCCTTACCACGGGGTAACATGTTTAAGAAAagttttcattaattttatctATGTGCAATTTCAATGCGCATTTTAATACTTTGCTAACGTGGTATACATTTGTAAGGACTTTGCTTTGGTCCAGTTGGAGTGTTTGTTCAGTTTCATGTGGACCAGCAGGGATACAACGTCGAGCGCGCGGGTGTAGAAGAAATGGTTCAAACTTGTTGCAAAtgtaagatataaataaacttgcAGTCATTAGCTCACAATTCGCTTCAACCTATTACAGCAAACAACTTTAGGACGCAATGAACGCATTCGCAAGCGTTTATGGCGTAATGATCTTCAAAACAAATGTAGCTTTAAaccaacataaatattttgtaatcgAAGTTtggtataaatgtatataagcTGCCGACACATACAATAATATTCATATCGTAAAGAGACTGTTGCCtattatgtgtttttatttcatccTCGCAGTGTTTGCGACAACCGATATACACAAATCAGACCATGCGTTCCTCCAGTCACATGCCCACGTTGGGTTTGGTCGACGTGGTCACCATGTACAAAAACTTGTGGAAGAAGCGGAACACGAACAAGAAATCAGCAATGCGTGTACGTTGATAAAGTGTCttataaaaatcattttaattaaacgagaaaacaaagtaaaaatatctttcttacttttttaactttcaaaatcatttttttgttgttcgATTATTTGAATACCCAAAAAACTTGTTTCACAAACGACACTTAGAAAAGCTATTTATTACActctttattttcaatatagtacagtggggtaagatgggatattttagcacatattgctcgatattttcaaaattaaaagacacggttttggggtaataccacgaGTTGTACCATCaatcctttattaattgacagcaattaaaaatatatatatttattaaaacacacgtggagttatttagcaattcgcacaacaggtgtgAAATTTTACTAACTCAAAAGAACACAGGGCAAGGAATAGtataaaatcattgttaattttaattaataagtttatttattgttagGAATTTATAGTAACAAGAtaatatatggaaaatatattcaaaattcagtcatttgcacttggagataatttatgagaagtagCTTGTACGAAAAAcagtgtaaaaatgtaaaatgtattaatattttttatcagttttctgttcatttacatttgtaggatacattatttatttattgaagtTCGAACGATACCAATTATTTCGCAATAACATAATGTAGGTATAACacgttaaaactaaaacagtatggtgcaagaaaaagaatgtttaaacttgattttcaagcgtacagtattatcccgtcttatttacgtgtattcctaataaaaattaacaatgattttaaatttacccgTTTTACCCCGTTtgatttcaaatttgtaaaattacacctgttgtgcgaatcgctaaataccTCATCGTGTGTCTTAATTTATTTCCTTGAATTGTTTccagttaataaaaaaaatgttagtaCTAATTTCTTGGTATTATTCCAAAAAcgagatatattttaatttgtacattatatttgtataaaacgaGTTATTTTTAAGTAGGTGTCTCGTcgtaccccaccctatatagtttaaacgtttgttaatatttagtACCTGGGAGGACGAACTAGGCGTTAACGCAAACTCGTCAATACACATGACggaaagtaagttttaaatatatcttatTTTTGCCAAATTTCCAATCACGGATTTTTCACAGCAGTGCCCAATTCTGAAAATATGTGCTCGAGTTTTACACAGCTACCAGCGGAAGTCTCGCAATGCTCATCCAGTTCACCGTGTTACCCGCATTGGAATAAATGGGGTCCATGGAACCAATGTTCAAATTCTTGTGGTGTTGGAGTTTCAATAAAACGAAGAGTGTGCACATTAAGAGGTAAAttgttctattctttttttaccaTAATTTTCATTGAACCGCCATTTTATGTTAacttatgttgtttttattctcagTCATTGTTAAATTTACCTAAAGCAATGACTATTTATCATTATATATGGTAGCTCCCGAAATCGCTTGCTTACTCACGTGCCAGGGCAATAACGATaatcgttattacacgggtttcCTAATACCCCGGTgccgtggcacagttggtAAACGCGCAAATAAAAATCTGAAAAGTCATTCACTCACAAGTTAAATTCGTGCTATAACTCCTATGACCTATATAAGCTAGCaagaggtgtgtgaaacagatcacctgtgtaataacgactgtagttttccgGCAATCCGGTCACGCAAGGTTAAAAGAGCCAATGTCTTcttaaattgttgtttatcaAACTAGACGGAAACAGGTGGCTGGCTATACATTATTAGCTAAATCCTTCCATATAGGCTTGTGGTTATTATGTATTTGTTGAATGGCAATTTTTAACAGGAAGGTGCATGGGTGAATCAATCAAGTACAAAACATGCAGCTCGGCTCCTTGTTGGAGTGAATGGTCGCCATACAGTCCTTGCTCGACTTCCTGTAATGGGGGAGTGAGAACAAGAGATAGAATTTGTTCTGCTGGTAATTTACATAGCACCTGCAATGGCAGTGCTTTCCAAAGTAACGTCTGCAACACACAAGTAAGTCACCAAGCATACATGGCTACTTTCTATTCCCACAATTCTATTAACTGTTTCCCCAAAAGGTTTGTCCTTTGTGGACTGCGTGGTCGAACTACGGCGAATGTTCAACAACTTGTGGTAAAGGTTTTCGACATCGAAGTAGGTCATGTTTACAAGGAAACTGTGATAATAGATTGACTTTGGAAAGCGTATCATGTAACCTAAGGGTGAGCTACgtttagtttattaaacattataaaccgattaaaatttaaaagatgtAGTAATACGTGgttgttacatatatatagataattttttatagtttttctgCCCAACTTGGAGTCCGTGGTCGGTATATTCCTGCTGCAGCGTCAGTTGTGGGATTGGTACACAAACTAGAGAAAGAACATGTTACCATGGTCAAGTGGGAGAAATAGGTAAACTTATAAATCCTAAGTATTCTAtcttttgtaaagtttttaaatgtaacagGTTGCATCGGGCCTTTGAATGATACAATTATTTGCAACATTGACTGCCACAACCAAACGCAACACGCAGTTAGCAGAAATATGGAGCAGTGTGGATTGAGAGTTGCTGCATCAAGTAATAGAAGAAGTTCGCTTATCCTAAAAATATTCGGTGGAAATGTAAGCTCTAGTTTAAATGTGGGCTCGaatgatattaaaataatatctaaaaataaatattgtatagggtggggtagatggggcactttttaactctattttttcgttctatttagtagtaaacaaagaacattcgaagaattataaaaatatatctacgactcccatagagtATAtggaccgctgttaattgttcaaaatacgataaggatatttggatattatgtgttataacgatgtCGCAaattccccaccctactatatatactctTTTTTTCATTAAGGCAATTATACATATGTTTAGATATCGAGGAGAAACAGCTGGCCATGGCAAGCAAGTCTACAAGAATACTTTTATTCCCCCCTCTTTAATTATAGCAACTGGTTACACTTTTGTGGTGGAACAATTGTATCATCTCAATGGGTTATTACTGCGGCTCACTGTTTGCAACAAAGGTAAGTAAATTTATAGTATGGGCCAATTAAGTTATGTTTTGATATGTGTTGTATGCTTCGAAATATTTCAAGTTCGTGAAAATATAGATAAGTAATATAGAAGGGCGGCGTAAATGTAGCTGTACACAGCAATCGGAATTCGTCTGTTTTTTCTGTTTAGTCCGGATTTCgttgccgcatgcggaactcggtaatgggttcgTATACgtcttcgcaagcgaattcgcacgccggatactgtgtacagccaccttaagacGAGACTCGGGCAAAGACGCAAATTTTGTAAATGCCCTTTTACCCATTCAAATGGTAGACAAAAAGAAATGCTACAatattattcgacagtattctcacggtccaacaaatgtcaaatattttaagtttgcgAATTTAAATCACAAATCGAGTATGGTATcgcagaaaaataaaacaggatGGAATATTTCGCACAGTTTGGTTTGGTCTcataaaatcagttttatattggattatttcgtgttgtttacgtatattcctaatAACAAGTAcctttattaatcaaaattaacaatgattttaatttgtcccgtcttatcctgtgtgtttttgaatttgtgaATTTTAACCTTTTGTGCAAATCGCTAAATAATTactcgtgtgttttatattttattaataaaagaatgatagtactagctaccttttgattttgaaattatttagcaatatgtgcttaagtgtcccattttcccccactgtactatatattatcGTATGAGAAAGCTTGAATTGGCATTCCAGAATGAAAAATGAGTACAGCATTGAGAAGTTTTCGGCCGTACTTGGATTGTTTCGATTGAATTTGCAACACAACACCCAGAGAATTGGTTTCAAAAgaacatttattcattcggATTTTCAAAGAGcatattttacttataaaagtaaatgttaaaactttttgcaAATCCGCCTAAAATTAAcgcatgtttatttttagacgATGTCGCATTGATACAATTAGATCGAAAATTACAATGGACAAGTAATATTCGCCCTGCCTGCTTGCCTGGTGGAGAGGAACCGAGTGAAACAGAAAGTTGTTACATTACAGGGTGGGGAAGAACAAGTAAGGAATTATATACCCTTTGTCACATGTCCTGCACAaataaacatactttttatGGTAATCTTGCTAGGAACAAACTCGAGCGAACTCAGTAGCGAACTTCGAGAATCAATCATACCAATTCTGTCAAATAAGCAATGTCGACAATTGGGCAGCGGTTACAACACGATCAATATGACTTTGCACTTATGCGCAGGTGACCCAGTGCTGGGGGGACGGGATACATGTCAGGTAAGTTATTATAAACTATAGTAATTTCTAACCAAATAGGATTATGATTAATGTATTAACTGTAATGCGAATCAATAATCTCCAGTcaattattaataattttttcttaATAAAACAGTAcgaatacaatataaaaactttgcaCCCCGAAAtgaaagtatttaaaatgcGCCCGAAAACTTTGCTTACTGTAACCTTTTGTAATGCCCTACATTGCCCAATCAGGGTGATTCTGGTGGTCCGATCATTTGTAACAGGAGTGGTATCTGGTATGTTGCTGGAATTACTTCTCATTCTCTCGCCTTTTGTGGTGCTCGCAACAACGTTGGAATATACATGCGCACCACAGGATATGAAACTTGGATACATGATGTTATGACGAGGTACAATCGGCCGGGTTGCTGATGCAGTTGCAAAATTAACGACACATCATGTTCGATACAGTACTTAAACTAAATGGTTACCACAGCGCACGCtataacattttgtaaatttctaACCTTGCAGCGAGGTAAATCaagttttgttacaaacaGTGTTACAACTCTTCCTCCAATCACATTATAGGAGCACTGTATGCTTACAATCGTGTATGTTGTTCATTGTAACATTTAAGACCACTGTGCGTTAATTTCTCCCTCATATAGTTCATATATCGTGTTCATACCTACATAGAGGTTTTTCATGCCTATTTGACATTgtcagaatatttataatgtatatatctGCTTATTTACCATCTGTATTGCTGGTCACTATATccgtactatatattgtttgatttgtgagtttttaaattgtttaaaagcgTGTGTATACAAGAATGATATACGTCcacaacaaaacaatgaacatcAAATCATTTGGGCACATTAAATAGAATGcagaaatgtttaatttaataccaAAAATCCGGTAGCGATGATAACTACCAGATGTACATTAGTCTATGAAAAGATTTCCGCGTTGGCATAATTGTGGCGTTTGCATAAAAGGTCGTTTGTGGGTTGGCAAAATTGACTCTTAAAATCAAACGAGGAATACGTCACGGGGATGGCGGTACCATGAACCGGATAAGTACCAGTGTGATTGATAAAACGTTCGCCACTGTGTTATTATACTTGTCTAAATACCTTCGACGACATTTGAGattaaacaaagatttatTCTACAATCCACTTATAGTTGCGAAAGATCCACGCTTGTAATTcacaaatgtttatttaaaacctgaCATATTTACAGCTAAATATCAAAGTCGAATGTGGTTGAAGTTATTATCAAATCATTTGACTTGGCGAAAATTCAACAcccattcaaataaatatttaaagttttcaaaaaTTGATTCTCATTTATGGCAAAGGTTATTGATATAATGTCTATAGAGATCTGCCTAAGCTAGGTATCAGTTTATAATAGAAGCAAGCGTATATATACGGTAACTGAGAGATACTTTTACTTGTGGTACATAATTATGGTACTTAACATAACTGTCGTTTGGTTAATGCTAGCACTCACGTCATCTgattaacttttgtttaaatgtacatGTTGTGCCATCTGGTTCATCCGGCCCCACATTTCTAATGGTGAAAAATAAGGAAAACGCCTGATGGGATGATATAGCCTATAGAACTCAAAATAATACCGTACgcttgaaaatcaagtttaatcATTCTTTTCtgttaataatttaacatttttggtACGAATTCGCTACATTGTtttcgcacaagccacttcttatacTTTATCTCCAAATGcatatatgaatgaatttcaaatatattttgtatttattatttttcttttatatcagtacattatatttaaaaaaaaacgagatattaattattgaattaaaggCATTCTTTTCAAAGTTTGACAGTGAAATCCTACAAAACTATGATGTGGGGGGAGGTGGGACactaagttaaaatatatttacattaacagTATTCTGGAActtgtaaacttcatatatataactttaaaacctgattatcattaaatttgGGTCCgtaaaaatagaatcaaaaaaGTTTCGTCTAACAAattttcccatctttccccaacctatcTACCATAACAATATAAACTGCACGTTTTAATTTATCGATTGAACATTGTTAGGACGGCTGATTGTTCTTTTTAAGTTCGCTTTGTAATGTTCTTTTTAAGTAAGGTGTGTTCCATCGTCCATATAATCAATTACCGTTTGTTGACAAAATTCTGGGGGGTATTGTTAAGTAATATGGTATACTAGGAAATTAGGCAGATGTTTGCAATAACAGATGTACGATAGAAATTGCCTGATATGTAGATAAATTTGTGATTGTTAgtcaaattgttttaatgcttCCCCATATTAAATTGGTCGCTCGAGGCTCCGCGCTGATTTTACAACGTAATGTTTATATCATAAGGTGGGAAGTAATTAGCCCCAAGTTTCCTACTTCGTGAATCACATGTACGAACTTAGGTACATGGTGCTTCATCACTATCATATATGCACGAACGGCAATAGTATAATAACATTAGGAAATCAACgagccatatatatatatcgccACGCGAATAATTATTGAGTAAAGATATCTTAGTTTATTTCATGCTAAAGTTAATCGACCGTTTTAAATGTAAGTGCAGCCGTGCATGTAGCGGTATGGTTTGACcctgttttcgttttttaattttcatatttttccaaAATCATGCACCTTAATTAACTGCCACCACATTGGTTGAGCAGAGACAAAATGTATTTCCATTCTAACAAAGAAATTCATTTCTCATACCATTACACTGCACAAATTAAAGCAGTTAATCTTCTCACGAAGCTTTTTAATCAGATCGGGTAATTCCCCAATTTAGCGGTAATTCTGTGCCTATTTACTTCCAGTAGAATGTTAAGCCACCGCAGGCCACATGTGTGGTAAGCACTTGTGTGaaataaacttcatttttCATAAAGCTACAAAGTCCAAGAATCataattttgttgcaaaactTTGTCAagattattaaagttttatcatTAAACCGTTTGAACATATATTGAattatgtattttgtattgCAGATTATCAGTTCACATTTAAAAGGTTTTAGTATAATGTCATAGGAACATATATACGTAGTGACGCAGTGCAACCTCATGTATGGTCTTTTATCTTTATATTGGTATTATCAACCATGACTTTACTCAACGACCCATTTCAAATACGCAATTTGTAACTATAAGCTATACGGTGCTATAATAGGTAAGGACACGCCGAATAGTCAGGCTACGTCGGTGTTGTAATAATTGGCTTTATTTATACGCAACAAATATGATGAAAGATGAACTCCagaaaattatgttaattacctatttaaattaatgacGTGTTAAAAATTCAATAGGACGGAAACTCGTCGAAAAGTCACGTTTCTATAAAACTACGCGAGGATCTGCACCAATTAAGTTATTGCTTGATGTCGATTCTTACTTGGACCAATTCTCCCCCCAAAAAAGTCCGCATGTCTTGTTTATATCGTTTGGTTGTTTCTAGCTTTAAATTACGTagttgtatgtatatatagcaCGCAAATGGCGTTTTAATAGTTAACAGGGCATTTTGCTGTGCAACTCACTATCGAGTATATTTTAAGAACATCCGCAAATTATTCTATTCGAAATATGTTGCACAACAAATGGTGATTCTCcttaatgttatttgtttaaatataaaacaacgtATTCTACAGTGTAACAGCAAAATGAGCTTGCATATAACTGTACTATTATACAAACAGAAACATGTGGAATGCGagaaaatgacatttatttataacatttgttcTGAAAGTTTAGCACCTTTTCGGTATGAGCAAAATAACGTTGCGACTTGCGacctttaaaaacatataacagACGTACACAGATTAGGACAAAATAAACTGGTTTAACGAATTCCGTATACGtctattttaaatgattaaatgATGGCCCCTATTTGTCTCAACGTGTCGCCAGCACAATAACAATCGTGTTCTATTCTGTTTAGGAGCTCAGAGTTCCGTAAGGACCTGGGTTTcaagccagatttggcccattaccctaaaacGCGGCGCAACAACAGTCgaaataacacgggtgtctttgTTTTACTAACCTTGTGGCTGAcaaattagacaacccattggaTCACTAAGTTGGGGCAATTATGGCCGCCTTCTTGCCCAGGAAATGCACGCCAACGTTGATTCTTGAATCTGTGATCTATGTGCAGATGCTCCAACCATTCTGCCACATGGACTGTGACTTTAGCCTATTTATGCCACCTTGCAAGAACTATATCAGCGAGGACTTCCACGAAGTGGCGCTATTGAcgcaagttatatatataaagtttacacgggcaaagaaactagcacgccggttaaattcggtaggttaaatacaggttgcagaatactgttaacataaaaatattacaattttgtgttccatcttccccacattgtagttttttagacttttattgtcaaactttgaaatattttcttttaattcaataatttatacctcaagGTTGATtctttgtaggatacaatatatatttatcaattgatgttcgaaacaatatagttaaaacaatatcaatatttcctaattgcaTACTGTGACGCAAGACAAAGAATGTTTGAATTTGATTTTCAATGcgtacaatattttttcttgttattGACGTGTATCCTTAAAAAATAACGATTTTCTTAATcaatattaacaacagttttgtcttcttgtgtgttttcgaatggGTAAAATAACACCTGTTGAGCGAATTAATAAATAACTCTTCTCGTATTCTTTGTAC comes from Ciona intestinalis unplaced genomic scaffold, KH HT000095.1, whole genome shotgun sequence and encodes:
- the LOC100179863 gene encoding A disintegrin and metalloproteinase with thrombospondin motifs adt-1-like is translated as MLLKLFIVPLLLLPLVTVCALPNHGSLQKRRNRFRSVDLKGNHRPYFPNQTFSTFTFTSTRIQRKIFILEKGVNARRHKRDIQVPITLFTQVLFDCYVSGDCPTWTPWFGENRCSASCGGGTRTLRRYCENQTITRGCPGNDTRHEQCNTHTCPMWSNWSVASRCSKSCGEGRMLRTRFCTEGFTVVAGCNGPMFSIITCTLSNRCDAHWSTWGAFGNCSKTCGGGIKERTRICVVQENETIGCSGFSSHKKACNTQRCLLNTSSWSTWSNCDVGCGEWKEVKRTRSCVVGTCQNEKFEDKKICLNSTCTEEQHNLTYNTQLHVGNNTSLTTGTLLWSSWSVCSVSCGPAGIQRRARGCRRNGSNLLQIVCDNRYTQIRPCVPPVTCPRWVWSTWSPCTKTCGRSGTRTRNQQCVTWEDELGVNANSSIHMTETVPNSENMCSSFTQLPAEVSQCSSSSPCYPHWNKWGPWNQCSNSCGVGVSIKRRVCTLRGRCMGESIKYKTCSSAPCWSEWSPYSPCSTSCNGGVRTRDRICSAGNLHSTCNGSAFQSNVCNTQVCPLWTAWSNYGECSTTCGKGFRHRSRSCLQGNCDNRLTLESVSCNLRFFCPTWSPWSVYSCCSVSCGIGTQTRERTCYHGQVGEIGCIGPLNDTIICNIDCHNQTQHAVSRNMEQCGLRVAASSNRRSSLILKIFGGNISRRNSWPWQASLQEYFYSPLFNYSNWLHFCGGTIVSSQWVITAAHCLQQRMKNEYSIEKFSAVLGLFRLNLQHNTQRIGFKRTFIHSDFQRAYFTYKNDVALIQLDRKLQWTSNIRPACLPGGEEPSETESCYITGWGRTRTNSSELSSELRESIIPILSNKQCRQLGSGYNTINMTLHLCAGDPVLGGRDTCQGDSGGPIICNRSGIWYVAGITSHSLAFCGARNNVGIYMRTTGYETWIHDVMTRYNRPGC